One window of Aricia agestis chromosome 20, ilAriAges1.1, whole genome shotgun sequence genomic DNA carries:
- the LOC121737218 gene encoding serine--tRNA ligase, cytoplasmic gives MVLDLDLFRADKDGDPDKIRENQRKRFKDVGLVDTVVEQDTLWRRLRHDADNLNKLKNVCSKEIGAKMKAKEPAGAEDEPVPQDVADNLINLTGDQLRPLTVNQIKKVRLLIDDAIVKNEQERIAAEKTRSAALREVGNHLHESVPVDDDEDHNAVERTFGDCTMKKKYSHVDLICMIDGVDSERGCAVAGGRSYFLKGPAVFLEHALIQLSLRRLLERGYTPLYTPFFMKKEVMQEVAQLAQFDEELYKVVGKSSENKGDAGVEEKYLIATSEQPIAAFHRDEWIPEASLPIKYAGISTCFRQEVGSHGRDTRGIFRVHQFEKVEQFVLTSPRDNASWKMMDEMIDNAEKFCQDLGLPYRVVNIVSGALNHAAAKKFDLEAWFPGSGAFRELVSCSNCLEYQARRLLVRYGQTKKMNAATEYVHMLNATMCATTRVICALLETHQTDDGIVVPEALKPYLPEQYKDLIPFVKPAPIDVEAAAAAAKKGKKQEKK, from the exons ATGGTTCTAGACTTAGATCTGTTTCGCGCCGACAAAGATGGTGACCCGGACAAAATTCGCGAAAACCAGCGCAAGAGGTTCAAAGACGTAGGTCTCGTGGACACAGTTGTGGAGCAGGACACACTCTGGAGACGGCTTCGCCACGACGCCGACAACTTGAACAAACTGAAGAATGTGTGCAGCAAGGAAATCGGCGCGAAGATGAAGGCCAAGGAGCCGGCCGGCGCGGAGGACGAGCCTGTTCCTCAGGACGTGGCCGATAACCTTATTAACCTCACTGGTGACCAACTCCGACCTCTCACTGTTAATCAGATCAAGAAG GTCAGATTACTAATTGATGATGCTATTGTAAAAAATGAGCAAGAAAGGATTGCTGCTGAGAAGACCCGTTCCGCTGCTCTCAGAGAAGTAGGCAATCATCTCCACGAGTCAGTACCAGTTGACGATGATGAAGACCACAATGCAGTGGAAAGGACTTTTGGTGACTGTACAATGAAGAAAAAGTATTCCCATGTAGATCTCATTTGTATGATAGATG GTGTGGATTCTGAGAGAGGTTGTGCAGTTGCTGGTGGCAGAAGCTACTTCCTGAAGGGTCCTGCGGTGTTCCTAGAACATGCCCTAATTCAGTTATCTCTGAGAAGACTCCTGGAACGAGGGTATACTCCACTCTACACACCATTCTTTATGAAGAAAGAG gtgATGCAAGAAGTTGCTCAACTCGCCCAGTTTGACGAGGAGCTGTACAAGGTGGTCGGCAAGAGCTCAGAGAACAAAGGAGATGCCGGAGTCGAGGAGAAGTACCTGATAGCCACCTCCGAGCAGCCCATAGCCGCCTTCCACAGAGACGAGTGGATACCGGAAGCTTCGTTACCCATCAA ATACGCCGGCATCTCGACCTGTTTCCGACAAGAGGTAGGCTCTCATGGGCGCGACACTCGCGGCATCTTCCGAGTACACCAGTTTGAAAAG GTCGAACAGTTCGTATTGACCTCTCCCCGCGACAACGCCTCCTGGAAAATGATGGACGAGATGATTGACAACGCTGAGAAGTTCTGCCAAGACCTCGGCCTCCCCTACCGCGTGGTCAACATCGTGTCAGGGGCGCTCAACCATGCGGCCGCCAAGAAGTTCGACCTTGAAGCATGGTTCCCTGGCTCGGGCGCGTTCAGGGAGCTCGTCAGCTGCAGCAACTGCTTGGAGTATCAGGCCAGACGGTTATTGGTCAG GTACGGACAGACGAAGAAAATGAATGCGGCGACGGAATACGTGCACATGCTGAACGCGACCATGTGCGCCACCACGCGCGTCATCTGCGCGCTGCTCGAGACGCACCAGACCGATGACGGCATTGTG GTACCAGAAGCGCTTAAGCCGTATCTACCTGAACAATATAAGGATTTGATTCCGTTCGTCAAACCAGCGCCCATAGACGTCGAGGCAGCCGCCGCCGCAGCCAAGAAAGGAAAGAAACAAGAAAAGAAATAA